A genomic region of Haladaptatus sp. R4 contains the following coding sequences:
- a CDS encoding DICT sensory domain-containing protein has protein sequence MSEGKGAELPMNFREAIDAVERERKTLVVYSSDSNTDLVEQFETKNVTVQYKRLRSVGPNEFLVIRDEDGFQGAIGVTALREFLTPPVLVPWHDDFDPSSFRDLRTLLDETLFTSFDRRQMLATSREIEDRAWRIAVGSLHVGFQAFSAFQDQMDLYRRLASETNLDIHIYGRADWKPPRIPNTTFCARTEGEIGRVWFLVYDGGGDDDQKCALVAEERDDGEFFGFWTYNPTTVNELLDHLVETYG, from the coding sequence TTGAGCGAAGGAAAAGGAGCGGAACTACCGATGAACTTCCGGGAAGCCATCGATGCGGTCGAGCGGGAACGAAAGACGCTCGTAGTGTACAGTAGTGACTCGAATACGGACCTCGTAGAGCAGTTCGAGACGAAAAACGTCACGGTGCAGTACAAACGGCTTCGGAGCGTCGGACCGAACGAATTCCTCGTCATCCGGGACGAGGACGGGTTTCAGGGAGCGATCGGGGTGACCGCGCTTCGTGAATTTCTCACCCCGCCGGTTCTCGTCCCGTGGCACGATGATTTCGATCCGTCCTCGTTCCGCGACCTGCGAACGCTTCTCGATGAAACCCTGTTCACGTCGTTCGACCGACGGCAGATGTTGGCGACCAGCCGCGAAATCGAGGACCGCGCGTGGCGTATCGCCGTCGGTTCCTTACACGTCGGATTTCAGGCGTTCTCGGCGTTTCAGGATCAGATGGACCTCTATCGCCGACTCGCGTCGGAGACGAACCTGGATATTCACATCTACGGACGTGCGGACTGGAAACCACCTCGGATACCCAACACGACGTTTTGTGCCAGAACGGAGGGTGAGATCGGACGGGTGTGGTTCCTCGTCTACGACGGTGGCGGCGACGACGATCAGAAATGCGCGCTGGTCGCCGAGGAACGTGATGACGGCGAATTCTTCGGATTCTGGACGTACAACCCGACGACGGTGAACGAGTTGCTCGACCATCTCGTGGAAACCTACGGTTGA